One window of Nicotiana tomentosiformis chromosome 11, ASM39032v3, whole genome shotgun sequence genomic DNA carries:
- the LOC104093929 gene encoding uncharacterized protein — MECYSPKLKITKVLWELPEPGWMNVNTDEASKGNPRRSSIGYVLRNEIGDVLYACGREIQDSTNTEAEAVAMVEALKHYVEHSYLHIWLQTDSLLLNNTVDGTWSSPWKVVGHVEEIRLLMESCEVEVSHIMRGE, encoded by the coding sequence ATGGAGTGTTATAGTCCAAAACTGAAGATCACCAAGGTGCTATGGGAACTGCCTGAGCCAGGATGGATGAACGTTAACACGGATGAGGCATCTAAAGGCAACCCACGAAGAAGTTCAATTGGTTATGTCCTACGTAATGAGATAGGTGATGTATTATATGCATGTGGAAGGGAGATACAAGACTCAACCAACACTGAGGCAGAAGCAGTAGCAATGGTGGAGGCATTAAAACACTATGTTGAGCATTCTTACTTACATATATGGCTGCAAACGGATTCATTGTTATTAAATAATACTGTAGATGGCACTTGGAGCAGTCCATGGAAGGTGGTAGGGCATGTTGAAGAAATTAGATTGCTCATGGAATCATGTGAAGTGGAGGTGTCACATATTATGAGGGGGGAATAA